One part of the Chrysemys picta bellii isolate R12L10 chromosome 14, ASM1138683v2, whole genome shotgun sequence genome encodes these proteins:
- the OSGIN1 gene encoding oxidative stress-induced growth inhibitor 1, translating to MYPVLNKRPNKSDSKPLPIVVIGNGPSGICLSYLLSGYIPYIKRGSVHPHPILQRKLEETPEVPIIDQDLEYLSEGLEGRSQSPVALLFDTLLRPDTDFGGTAESVLTWWHETHRAIPHLVLGRNPPGGAWHFIEGSMITLSQGEWMGLPDLQFKDWMRKKRRGLRNNRATAEDIAQYYQHYVAKKGLQKNFICGTVVTSVRKVSPDVNSSYAQQDPEGNSDSIWDFPEKEDDQIASGNLFQVDGFIKNTNGHQQPFSIYAENVVLATGTYDSPTKLGVNGEDLPFVHHKLSALEEAVKNKRVGMTSDPVLIVGAGLTAADAILFAHHCNIPVIHAFRRRVNDPGLIFNQLPKMMYPEYHKVHQMMKEQSVACPGPYKCYISLPEHHVLSFTEDKKCVFQDKSGHQKVFNISMAFVLIGSNPNLSFLPNNGIDLAIDNEQPVNSKRNPINVDPFTYECVQEKGLYAVGPLAGDNFVRFVQGGALAIASSLLKKANKNPP from the exons ATGTATCCAGTGTTGAACAAGCGTCCAAATAAAAGTGATTCCAAACCACTTCCCATTGTTGTTATAG GGAATGGTCCTTCAGGAATTTGCCTTTCCTACCTGCTGTCTGGTTATATCCCTTACATCAAAAGGGGCTCTGTTCATCCTCATCCTATTCTACAGAGGAAGCTAGAGGAAACACCAGAAGTCCCCATTATAGACCAG GATCTGGAGTACCTGTCTGAAGGTTTGGAGGGACGATCCCAGAGCCCCGTGGCTCTTCTTTTTGATACTCTGCTGCGTCCAGATACAGACTTTGGTGGAACTGCAGAATCTGTCCTCACTTGGTGGCACGAGACCCACAGGGCTATTCCCCATCTGGTCCTTGGCAGAAACCCTCCTGGGGGTGCCTGGCAT TTTATTGAGGGATCTATGATCACTCTGAGCCAAGGGGAATGGATGGGGCTTCCAGACCTTCAGTTCAAAGACTGGATGAGGAAAAAGAGAAG GGGCCTCAGGAATAACAGAGCCACAGCAGAAGACATTGCTCAATATTACCAACATTATGTGGCAAAGAAAGGGCTGCAGAAGAATTTTATCTGTGGGACTGTTGTGACATCTGTGAGGAAAGTGAGCCCAGATGTAAACTCCAGCTATGCACAGCAGGATCCTGAGGGGAACAGTGACTCCATCTGGGATTTCCCTGAGAAAGAAGATGACCAGATTGCTAGTGGAAATCTCTTCCAGGTGGATGGATTCATCAAAAACACTAATGGTCATCAGCAACCCTTCTCCATCTATGCAGAGAATGTGGTTTTAGCCACAGGAACATATGACAGTCCAACCAAGCTTGGAGTTAATGGAGAGGACCTTCCTTTTGTCCATCACAAACTCTCTGCCCTTGAAGAAGCAGTGAAGAACAAGAGGGTTGGCATGACATCAGATCCAGTCTTGATTGTAGGTGCCGGGCTGACAGCTGCTGATGCAATTCTCTTTGCTCACCATTGCAACATCCCAGTGATCCATGCCTTTCGCAGAAGGGTCAACGATCCAGGCCTCATCTTCAATCAGCTCCCCAAAATGATGTATCCGGAGTACCACAAAGTCCACCAGATGATGAAAGAACAGTCAGTTGCTTGTCCTGGGCCATATAAATGTTACATCAGCCTTCCTGAACATCATGTCTTGTCCTTtacagaggacaagaagtgtGTCTTCCAGGATAAGAGTGGTCACCAGAAAGTCTTTAACATTTCTATGGCTTTTGTTCTCATTGGATCAAACCCCAACCTCTCCTTCCTACCAAATAATGGCATTGACTTGGCAATTGACAATGAGCAGCCAGTCAACTCCAAGAGGAACCCCATCAACGTTGACCCATTTACCTATGAATGTGTTCAGGAGAAAGGGCTTTATGCTGTGGGACCATTAGCAGGGGACAACTTTGTGCGTTTCGTGCAGGGAGGGGCTCTGGCAATTGCCAGCTCTTTGttaaagaaagcaaacaaaaatcctCCTTAA